The DNA region AGGCCACCACCTGGCCCGGTGCGCATTTGCCGCATGTCTGGGTCGAGCATCAGGGCGAGCGGAAGTCGACGCTCGATCTCACCGGCAAGGGCCGCTTCACGCTGCTCACCGGGATCGGCGGCGACGGCTGGAAGGCGGCTGCCGCCGCGGTCGAGAAGGCCTACGGCTTGCCGGTCGACGTCGTCACCATCGGGCCGCAAGGCTGCGATGCGCTCGACATCTATGCCGACTGGTATCGCCAGAGCGAGGTCGACGAGGACGGCTGCGTGCTGGTGCGCCCCGACATGTACGTCGCCTGGCGCGCCAGGGAGGCGGCGGCTGACGCCTCCGATGTGCTGCTCGACGTGTTCGGCCAGATCCTCGGCCGCAGCGCGAAGGCGCAGACGAAGTCCGTCGCCGCCGCGTGATGCGGCGCGACGCCGGCAATTCTTTTTCAGAATGGAATGAACGGCAGCCGGCCTGAAACCGGCTTGCCTCAAGGGAGGGGAAAATGACCAAAGACCATTTGAACGTCATGTCTTTCGATCGCCGCCGTGTGCTGCAAGGCATCGCCGGTGGTTTCGCTGCCGCAGGCACGACCACAATGTTCGCGCCGGCCGTGCGCGCCGCCAACAAGCCGATCAAGATCGGCTATGTCTCACCGAAGAGCGGACCGCTCGCTGCCTTCGCGGAAGCCGACGATTTTGTGCTCGGCGAATTCCGAAAGTTCATCAAGGATGGCGTCAAGGTTGGATCGCAGACCTATCCGGTCGAGGTGGTGACGAAAGACAGCCAGTCGAATCCGAACCGCGCCGCTGAAGTCGCCAAGGAACTGATCACCCGCGACAATGTCAGCCTGATCGTGGTCGGCGCCACGCCGGAGACCAACAATCCGGTGGCGACGCAGTGCGAGCTCGAGCAGGTGCCGTGCATCTCCACCGTCGCACCGTGGCAGACCAACTTCATCGGCCGGCAGGCCAATCCGGGCGATCCCAAGAGCTGGAAGCCGTTCGACTACACGTTCCACTATTTCTGGGGCCTCGAGGACGTGATCGGCGTCTTCACCAGCATGTGGAGCCAGGTCGCGACCAACAAATCGGTCGGCGCGCTGTTTCCGAACGATGCCGACGGCAACGCCTGGGGCGACACCACGATCGGCTTCCCACCTGTCATGGCCAAGCAGGGATTCAAGCTCACCGATCCCGGCCGCTTCCAGAATCTCACCGATGATTTCAGCTCGCAGATCGCCGCCTTCCGCGGCGCCGATGCCGAGATCATCACCGGCGTGATCATTCCGCCCGACTTCACCACGTTCTGGAATCAGGCGCGGCAGAAGGGGCTGAAGCCGAAAGTCGTCTCGGTCGCCAAGGCGTTGCTGTTCCCGGCATCGGTGCAGGCGCTCGGCAAGGGCGGCAACAACATCTCGACCGAAGTGTGGTGGACGCCGACGCATCCCTACAAATCGAGCCTCAGCGGCGTCAGCGCGGCCGATCTTGCCAAGGGATACGAGCAGGCCTCCGGCAAGCAATGGACCCAGCCGATCGGCTTCGTGCATTCGCTGTTCGAAGTCGCGATCGACGCCATCAAGCGCTCCGGCGATCCGGCCGATGGCGCGGCGCTGGCGAAAGCGATCGGCGCCACCAAGCTCGATACCATCGTGGGCCAGGTCGCGTTCGGCTCCGGCGCGGTGCCGCCGTTCGCGGCGAAGAACGTCGCCAAGACGCCGCTGGTCGGCGGCCAATGGCGGCTGAACGGCGACAAGTACGACATGGTGATCACGGACAACAAGCTGGCGCCGCAGATCCCGCTCGGCGGCGACATGCAGGCGTTGAGCTAGCGCAAGTCGGCGCTTCATCGCAGGCAACAATCGAAGACAGGAGATGCG from Bradyrhizobium sp. B124 includes:
- a CDS encoding ABC transporter substrate-binding protein, with translation MSFDRRRVLQGIAGGFAAAGTTTMFAPAVRAANKPIKIGYVSPKSGPLAAFAEADDFVLGEFRKFIKDGVKVGSQTYPVEVVTKDSQSNPNRAAEVAKELITRDNVSLIVVGATPETNNPVATQCELEQVPCISTVAPWQTNFIGRQANPGDPKSWKPFDYTFHYFWGLEDVIGVFTSMWSQVATNKSVGALFPNDADGNAWGDTTIGFPPVMAKQGFKLTDPGRFQNLTDDFSSQIAAFRGADAEIITGVIIPPDFTTFWNQARQKGLKPKVVSVAKALLFPASVQALGKGGNNISTEVWWTPTHPYKSSLSGVSAADLAKGYEQASGKQWTQPIGFVHSLFEVAIDAIKRSGDPADGAALAKAIGATKLDTIVGQVAFGSGAVPPFAAKNVAKTPLVGGQWRLNGDKYDMVITDNKLAPQIPLGGDMQALS